One window of the Pedobacter ginsengisoli genome contains the following:
- a CDS encoding anthranilate synthase component I family protein — translation MKVQDLDSFKEKALQWASLFDVCCCYDSNNYPDSYGEFDFLLAVGVSESINLKYGAAFDTLKEFYDARRCWMFGLLSYELKNEVEQLSSKNSDNLNFPDLFFFVPQYLITVIKGEVKIVLGDESALNQIEGFNSNEPEIHSDIAIQSKLSKELYIKTVKELQGHIIRGDIYEINFCQEFFAEHAHINPLNIYTKLKKVSPTPFSGFFKINDQYILSASPERFLCKRGNKLISQPIKGTARRSSNIKEDELIKLNLQNDAKEQAENVMIVDLVRNDLTKSAVKGSVMVEELFGIYGFAQVYQMISTVTCQLDPEVHFIDAIKNAFPMGSMTGAPKIKAMELIEEYEFSCRGAYSGTFGYITPDGDFDFNVIIRSILYQSLSKYLSFQVGGAITYASNAAAEYEECMLKASAIIQTLEN, via the coding sequence ATGAAAGTACAGGATTTAGATTCGTTTAAAGAAAAAGCACTGCAATGGGCCAGCCTATTTGATGTTTGCTGTTGCTATGATTCGAATAACTATCCCGACTCCTATGGAGAATTCGACTTTCTGCTGGCAGTTGGGGTTAGCGAGTCAATTAATCTTAAATACGGCGCTGCTTTTGATACCCTAAAAGAGTTTTATGATGCCAGAAGATGCTGGATGTTTGGGCTGCTTAGTTACGAGCTCAAAAATGAGGTTGAACAACTAAGTTCAAAGAACTCTGACAACCTTAATTTTCCTGATTTATTTTTCTTTGTTCCCCAATATCTGATTACAGTGATTAAAGGTGAGGTAAAAATTGTCCTTGGTGATGAATCAGCGCTAAATCAAATTGAGGGGTTTAATAGTAATGAACCAGAAATCCACTCAGATATTGCAATCCAAAGTAAACTATCCAAAGAGCTTTACATCAAAACTGTTAAAGAGCTTCAAGGACACATTATTAGAGGCGACATCTATGAGATTAATTTTTGCCAGGAGTTTTTTGCTGAACATGCACACATAAATCCCTTAAATATTTATACAAAGTTAAAAAAGGTATCACCTACTCCGTTCTCTGGTTTTTTTAAAATAAATGATCAATATATACTATCTGCAAGTCCAGAAAGGTTTTTATGTAAACGGGGGAATAAACTGATCTCACAGCCAATTAAAGGTACTGCAAGAAGAAGTAGCAATATAAAAGAAGATGAACTTATAAAGCTAAATCTGCAAAATGATGCTAAAGAACAGGCAGAAAATGTAATGATTGTTGATCTGGTTAGAAACGATCTGACCAAAAGTGCCGTGAAGGGCAGTGTTATGGTTGAAGAACTTTTTGGCATTTATGGCTTTGCCCAGGTTTATCAAATGATATCAACAGTTACCTGTCAGCTAGATCCGGAAGTACATTTTATTGATGCAATAAAAAATGCTTTCCCTATGGGTTCCATGACCGGAGCACCGAAAATAAAGGCAATGGAATTGATAGAGGAGTATGAATTTAGTTGTCGTGGCGCTTACTCTGGAACGTTTGGATACATAACTCCTGATGGAGACTTTGATTTTAATGTGATCATCAGAAGTATCCTTTATCAATCGTTATCAAAGTACCTTTCTTTTCAGGTTGGAGGTGCCATTACATATGCATCTAACGCCGCTGCCGAATATGAAGAGTGTATGCTTAAAGCATCTGCAATAATACAAACTCTTGAAAACTAA
- a CDS encoding adenylosuccinate synthase — MTQVDVLLGLQWGDEGKGKIVDVLSPQYDLIARFQGGPNAGHTLEFDGKKFVLNTIPSGIFNEKTMNLIGNGVVIDPIILKRELDNLQKAGHDPVAKGKLVIARKAHLILPTHQLLDAANEQKMGKDKIGSTLKGIGPTYMDKTGRNGLRVGDTTLPDFKERYNRLVEKHKEILSHYDFEYDLTEKEAAFFEAIDFIKNIPHVDSEHFVNGYLKEGKTVLAEGAQGTLLDVDFGSYPFVTSSNTTTAGACTGLGIAPNKVGSVYGIFKAYCTRVGGGPFPTELDDEVGETLRKVGHEFGATTGRARRCGWIDLPALKYAIMLNGVTELIMMKADVLDGFDTIYACTHYEHNGETIDYMPYDIITVKPTPVLKAIDGWKTDVTKVSKVEEIPAKLSEYIAFLEKELEVPIKYLSVGPDRVQTLVLN; from the coding sequence ATGACGCAAGTAGACGTGCTTCTTGGCCTGCAATGGGGCGACGAAGGCAAGGGTAAAATTGTTGATGTATTAAGTCCACAATATGATTTGATAGCTCGTTTCCAAGGCGGTCCGAACGCCGGACATACTTTAGAGTTTGATGGTAAAAAATTCGTTTTGAATACTATACCATCAGGTATCTTTAACGAAAAAACAATGAATCTAATTGGAAATGGTGTGGTTATAGATCCAATCATTTTAAAAAGAGAATTAGATAACCTACAAAAAGCGGGTCATGATCCGGTAGCAAAAGGTAAACTTGTTATAGCACGTAAGGCACATTTAATTTTACCTACTCATCAATTGCTGGATGCTGCAAATGAGCAAAAAATGGGTAAAGATAAAATCGGTTCAACCTTAAAAGGAATCGGCCCTACTTATATGGACAAAACTGGTCGTAATGGACTAAGAGTTGGAGACACTACACTTCCCGACTTTAAAGAACGCTACAACAGATTAGTTGAGAAACATAAAGAGATACTTTCTCATTATGATTTTGAATATGACCTTACTGAAAAAGAAGCTGCCTTTTTTGAAGCGATTGATTTCATTAAAAACATCCCTCATGTTGACAGTGAGCATTTTGTTAACGGATATTTAAAAGAAGGAAAAACAGTTCTTGCTGAAGGTGCACAAGGAACTTTATTAGATGTTGATTTTGGATCTTATCCTTTTGTAACTTCTTCTAACACTACTACTGCTGGTGCTTGTACCGGCTTAGGTATTGCCCCTAATAAAGTTGGAAGTGTTTATGGTATTTTTAAAGCTTATTGTACAAGAGTTGGTGGCGGTCCATTCCCTACTGAACTTGATGATGAAGTTGGAGAAACCTTGCGTAAGGTAGGTCATGAATTTGGTGCAACAACTGGTCGTGCGCGCAGATGTGGATGGATAGATCTTCCGGCACTTAAATATGCAATTATGCTTAATGGTGTTACTGAATTAATTATGATGAAAGCTGACGTATTAGACGGCTTTGATACTATTTATGCCTGCACACATTATGAGCACAATGGTGAAACTATTGATTACATGCCATACGATATTATAACGGTAAAACCTACACCGGTTTTAAAAGCTATAGATGGCTGGAAAACTGATGTTACTAAGGTAAGTAAGGTTGAAGAGATACCTGCTAAACTTAGCGAATACATCGCTTTCTTAGAAAAAGAACTGGAAGTTCCGATTAAATATCTTTCTGTTGGACCTGACAGGGTACAAACACTTGTTTTGAATTAA
- a CDS encoding Fur family transcriptional regulator, which translates to MSTNHNSELVRKIFEAYLENKSLRKTPERFAILEEIYSRDDHFDVETLYIHMKNQKYRVSRATVYNTLELLVSCDLVTKHQFGKNMAQFEKSYGYHQHDHIICIDCGKVVEFCDPRIHQIQSMVGELLKFEIKHHSLNLYGVCFDCSAKASMENQNAAIKHAS; encoded by the coding sequence ATGTCTACAAACCACAACAGCGAGTTGGTAAGAAAGATTTTCGAAGCCTATCTCGAAAATAAAAGTCTGAGAAAAACACCGGAGCGTTTTGCCATCTTAGAAGAAATCTATTCAAGAGATGATCATTTCGATGTAGAGACCCTCTATATCCATATGAAAAACCAAAAATACCGTGTTAGCAGAGCTACAGTATACAATACTTTAGAATTATTGGTTTCATGTGATTTGGTTACCAAACATCAGTTTGGCAAAAACATGGCTCAGTTTGAAAAATCATACGGTTATCATCAGCATGATCATATCATCTGCATTGATTGCGGTAAAGTTGTAGAATTCTGCGACCCTCGTATTCATCAGATTCAAAGTATGGTTGGCGAACTTTTAAAGTTCGAGATTAAACACCACTCTTTAAATCTTTACGGCGTTTGTTTTGATTGCTCTGCCAAGGCATCAATGGAAAATCAGAATGCCGCTATTAAACATGCAAGTTAA
- a CDS encoding RelA/SpoT family protein has product MKNALVIDLEAEKQEILKRYRALLRACKPTLQRGDKKEIRKAFDMALESHKNMRRKSGEPYIYHPIAVAQIAAEEIGLGTTSIVCALLHDVVEDTDITLEDIEREFGKKTAKIIDGLTKISGVFDYNSSLQAENFRKMLLTLADDVRVILIKLADRLHNMRTMDFMPRQKQLKIASETIYLYAPLAHRLGLYAIKSELEDLSMKYLEPDTYKYIATQLNEKKAERTLFIKRFVEPINEILAEQGLTADIYGRPKSIHSIWNKMKSKNIPFEEVYDLFAIRIILDSAPDHEKADCWKAYSIVTDLYRPNPDRLRDWVSSPKGNGYESLHTTVMGPKGQWVEVQIRTQRMNEIAEKGFAAHWKYKESTNDNGLDQWIMKVREMLNNPEANALDFLDDFKMNLFSDEIFIFTPKGALLQLPLGATALDFAFEIHTDVGAKCIGAKVNHKLVPLSYKLQNGDQVEIITSGKQIPKEDWLNIVVTAKAKSKIKSSLKEEKRKIADLGKETLERKLKSLKITYNTDNLNKLTYFFKLPSTQELFIAVANGKIEVKDLKDYLASEKEIENRGAERNDYQKIETLLNKVKGPESDTLLIGEDLQKIDYTLAACCNPIPGDDVFGFVTVNEGIKIHRTNCPNAAQLMANYGYRVVKAKWNKQQELTFLTGLHIIGIDDVGLINNITKVISNDFKVNMRSITVDTDNGIFDGSIMIFVNDKEHLDNLIENLLRVKGVTGVTRFDA; this is encoded by the coding sequence ATGAAAAACGCTTTAGTGATTGATTTAGAAGCAGAGAAGCAAGAAATCTTAAAAAGATACAGAGCTCTTTTACGCGCCTGTAAGCCGACACTTCAGAGGGGGGATAAAAAGGAAATCAGAAAGGCATTTGACATGGCTCTGGAAAGCCACAAAAACATGCGCAGAAAATCTGGTGAACCATACATTTACCACCCTATTGCTGTGGCCCAAATTGCTGCTGAAGAAATTGGACTTGGAACCACCTCTATTGTATGCGCATTATTACATGATGTAGTAGAGGATACCGACATTACGCTTGAAGATATAGAACGTGAGTTTGGAAAGAAAACAGCAAAAATTATTGATGGTTTAACCAAAATCTCGGGCGTATTTGACTACAACAGCTCTTTACAGGCAGAGAATTTTAGAAAGATGTTGCTTACCCTGGCAGATGATGTGAGGGTAATTTTAATTAAACTAGCCGACAGACTGCATAATATGCGGACTATGGATTTTATGCCAAGACAGAAACAGTTAAAAATTGCTTCTGAAACCATTTATCTGTATGCTCCTCTTGCACACAGGCTGGGTTTATATGCAATTAAATCTGAGCTGGAAGATCTTTCAATGAAATATCTTGAACCTGATACTTATAAATACATTGCAACCCAGTTAAATGAGAAAAAAGCAGAACGGACCTTATTTATCAAAAGATTTGTTGAGCCTATAAACGAAATACTGGCGGAACAAGGTTTAACAGCCGATATTTATGGCAGACCGAAATCTATCCATTCTATATGGAATAAGATGAAAAGCAAGAATATTCCTTTTGAAGAGGTTTATGATCTTTTTGCCATCAGGATTATATTAGACAGTGCCCCTGATCATGAAAAAGCAGATTGCTGGAAGGCATATTCTATTGTAACAGATCTTTACCGCCCTAACCCAGACCGATTGCGCGATTGGGTTTCATCGCCAAAAGGAAATGGATACGAATCATTACACACTACGGTCATGGGTCCTAAAGGACAGTGGGTAGAGGTACAGATACGTACACAGCGAATGAATGAAATTGCTGAGAAAGGTTTTGCTGCACATTGGAAGTATAAAGAATCAACTAACGATAATGGTTTGGATCAGTGGATCATGAAGGTTAGGGAAATGCTAAATAATCCGGAAGCTAATGCACTTGATTTTCTGGACGACTTTAAGATGAATTTATTCTCTGACGAGATTTTCATTTTTACTCCAAAGGGGGCTTTACTACAATTGCCTTTGGGTGCCACTGCGCTTGACTTTGCCTTTGAGATACATACTGATGTAGGTGCTAAGTGTATTGGCGCTAAGGTAAATCATAAGCTTGTACCGCTTTCGTACAAACTTCAGAATGGGGACCAGGTTGAGATTATTACTTCTGGCAAGCAAATACCTAAGGAAGATTGGTTAAACATTGTTGTAACAGCAAAGGCTAAATCTAAAATCAAATCTTCTTTAAAAGAAGAAAAAAGAAAGATTGCAGATTTAGGTAAAGAAACTTTAGAGCGTAAGCTTAAATCTTTAAAAATTACTTACAATACAGATAATTTAAATAAGCTTACTTATTTCTTTAAACTTCCGTCAACGCAAGAGCTTTTTATAGCCGTTGCCAATGGAAAAATTGAGGTAAAAGACTTAAAAGATTACCTGGCAAGTGAAAAAGAGATTGAAAACAGAGGGGCCGAAAGAAATGACTATCAGAAGATTGAAACGCTACTTAACAAGGTAAAAGGGCCAGAATCTGATACATTACTAATTGGAGAAGACCTCCAAAAAATTGATTATACCTTAGCTGCATGCTGTAACCCAATACCTGGCGATGATGTTTTTGGGTTTGTTACTGTAAATGAAGGAATTAAAATTCATCGTACAAATTGCCCTAACGCGGCACAGTTAATGGCCAATTATGGTTATAGGGTTGTGAAGGCAAAATGGAATAAACAACAAGAGCTTACATTTTTAACTGGCCTGCACATTATTGGAATTGATGATGTGGGATTGATTAATAATATTACAAAAGTTATCTCTAACGATTTTAAGGTAAATATGCGTTCTATTACTGTAGATACAGATAATGGTATTTTTGATGGGTCAATAATGATCTTTGTAAATGATAAGGAGCACTTAGACAACCTGATCGAAAATCTGCTTCGGGTGAAAGGTGTAACGGGAGTTACGCGCTTTGATGCCTAA
- a CDS encoding DUF4294 domain-containing protein, producing MKFYRLFILLIVIISGAQVRAQVNGVTVKMPVLGKNDTIRVAGTNENGEMIPWIPLQEVVIYGVRIFKSPAERAAYSRLRYNVMKVMPYALYAKQRYEQLEKDLALTTEKKEQKKLVKQCDKEIKDMFNREIKELTITQGQILTKLIDRELGRTTYDIVKETKGGFTAFLYQSVARVVGHNLKSTYNPQEERDIESIIISSGFYQ from the coding sequence ATGAAATTTTATAGGTTATTTATTCTGTTAATTGTCATTATTAGCGGTGCCCAGGTTAGGGCGCAGGTTAATGGCGTTACTGTGAAAATGCCTGTACTTGGAAAAAATGATACCATCCGTGTTGCCGGGACTAATGAAAACGGCGAAATGATACCATGGATACCCCTGCAAGAGGTTGTTATTTATGGCGTACGGATCTTCAAATCCCCGGCTGAGCGTGCTGCATATAGCAGATTAAGGTATAATGTAATGAAAGTTATGCCTTATGCCCTGTACGCAAAACAAAGGTATGAACAGCTGGAAAAAGACCTGGCGCTAACAACAGAAAAAAAAGAACAGAAAAAACTGGTTAAACAATGTGATAAAGAAATAAAAGACATGTTTAACCGAGAAATAAAAGAACTTACCATAACCCAGGGTCAAATACTTACCAAACTTATTGATCGCGAACTGGGCAGAACAACCTACGATATTGTTAAAGAAACTAAAGGAGGCTTTACCGCATTTCTTTATCAATCTGTTGCAAGAGTAGTAGGGCATAATTTGAAAAGTACATATAACCCTCAAGAAGAGAGAGATATTGAATCTATCATTATTTCTTCAGGATTTTATCAATAA
- a CDS encoding glutathione peroxidase: MAENSKSIHQFKAKLINGSEKNLSDYKDKVLLVVNIASACGFAPQLKELQDLREEYSAQGFEVLGFPSNDFGRQEPLNGKEIDTFCEVNYGVKFPVFDKIMVRGAHAHPLFKFLTQKSTPRWNFHKYLINKDGEVVDYFFPFTTPLSSKVKKKIQKLL; this comes from the coding sequence ATGGCTGAAAATTCCAAGAGCATACATCAATTTAAAGCAAAACTTATTAATGGATCCGAAAAAAATCTATCCGATTATAAAGATAAAGTACTTTTGGTTGTAAATATAGCCTCTGCTTGCGGTTTTGCACCTCAATTAAAAGAACTGCAAGATTTACGAGAAGAATATAGTGCTCAGGGTTTCGAGGTACTGGGTTTCCCTTCAAATGACTTTGGCAGACAAGAGCCCCTTAATGGAAAAGAAATTGATACATTTTGCGAAGTTAACTATGGTGTTAAATTCCCGGTGTTCGATAAGATAATGGTACGTGGGGCTCACGCTCACCCACTTTTCAAATTCCTAACGCAAAAATCTACCCCGCGCTGGAATTTTCATAAGTATTTAATCAATAAGGATGGGGAAGTGGTAGATTATTTTTTCCCGTTTACTACACCACTTTCATCCAAAGTAAAAAAGAAAATACAAAAATTGCTGTAA
- the bshB1 gene encoding bacillithiol biosynthesis deacetylase BshB1, whose product MKLDLLVLAVHPDDAELGCSGTIAKHIALGKKVGIIDFTRGELGTRGTAETRDLEAEDSAKILGVHARENLRFRDGFFKNDEEHQLEIVKMIRKYQPEIILTNALHDRHPDHGRAGDLAHDASFLSGLPKIITELNGVPQQEWRPRLQLQYIQDRYIKPDIIIDITPYIETKLASIKAFKTQFFNPELDGPATYISSPDFFESVIGRSREFGKSIGTTYAEGFTCRKLLGVNSLFDLI is encoded by the coding sequence ATGAAGTTAGATCTATTGGTACTTGCCGTTCATCCAGATGATGCAGAACTTGGATGTTCAGGAACTATTGCCAAACACATTGCCCTTGGTAAAAAGGTAGGGATAATTGATTTTACCAGAGGAGAGCTCGGTACCCGTGGAACGGCAGAAACACGTGATCTGGAAGCAGAAGATTCAGCCAAAATACTAGGTGTCCACGCACGTGAAAACCTGAGGTTCAGAGATGGATTTTTTAAAAATGATGAAGAGCATCAGCTGGAAATTGTTAAAATGATCCGTAAATATCAACCTGAAATCATTTTAACAAATGCATTGCACGACAGACATCCTGATCATGGCAGGGCCGGAGACCTTGCACACGATGCTAGTTTCCTATCTGGGTTACCCAAAATAATTACTGAACTTAATGGAGTGCCGCAACAAGAATGGCGACCAAGATTACAGCTTCAATACATTCAGGATCGGTATATTAAGCCAGATATTATTATTGATATTACACCTTATATAGAAACTAAACTGGCATCAATAAAAGCGTTTAAAACCCAATTCTTTAATCCGGAATTGGATGGGCCTGCCACCTATATTTCCTCTCCTGATTTTTTTGAAAGTGTAATTGGCAGATCACGGGAGTTTGGTAAATCTATAGGAACAACCTATGCCGAAGGTTTTACCTGCCGCAAACTTTTAGGGGTAAATAGCCTTTTCGATCTCATCTAA
- a CDS encoding acyl-CoA dehydrogenase family protein — MANIFSSLKNAYTLFKSVDFKKLEELSKKVDLPKIVNSVSNLDETQLQGLMKMMGAPHKKRELPPIEGDFYHLGDEALKDEDRALQLSVREFLEREVKPVVNKYWLKAEFPFELIPKIAELNICGLTYQGYGCPNKSNLMEGMLAMEMARIDTSMSTFFGVQSGLAMGSIYLLGSEAQKQQWLPDMQQMKIIGAFGLTEPEVGSGVAGGLTTTAKRQGSKWILNGQKKWIGNSTFSDVTIIWARDVDDNEVKGFLVRKGTKGFAVEKMQDKMALRIVQNGLITLTNCEVDEEDRLQNANSFKDTAKVLKMTRAGVAWQAVGCARGAYESALQYTRTRKQFGKPIASYQLIQNHLVEMLSNLTAMQTLCFRLSQLQDQNLLTDEHASLAKVFCSMRTRDVVSRAREVMGGNGILLEYDVARFVADAEAIYSYEGTKEINTLIVGRAITGFSAFV, encoded by the coding sequence ATGGCCAATATATTTTCTTCCCTAAAGAACGCATACACCCTTTTTAAAAGCGTAGATTTTAAAAAACTCGAAGAACTTTCTAAAAAAGTTGACCTTCCAAAAATTGTAAATTCAGTATCTAATCTTGATGAAACCCAGCTGCAGGGACTCATGAAAATGATGGGAGCCCCTCATAAAAAACGAGAACTCCCGCCAATTGAAGGTGACTTTTACCATTTGGGCGATGAGGCTTTAAAAGATGAAGACAGGGCATTGCAATTAAGTGTACGCGAATTTCTGGAACGGGAAGTAAAACCAGTAGTAAATAAATATTGGCTTAAGGCCGAATTTCCTTTTGAGCTTATTCCTAAAATAGCAGAACTAAACATTTGTGGGTTAACCTATCAGGGTTATGGATGCCCTAACAAATCTAACCTGATGGAAGGGATGCTGGCAATGGAAATGGCCAGAATAGATACTTCTATGTCTACCTTTTTTGGAGTACAGAGTGGATTGGCTATGGGGTCCATATATCTTTTAGGATCTGAAGCACAAAAGCAGCAATGGCTTCCAGATATGCAGCAGATGAAAATAATTGGCGCCTTCGGACTAACTGAGCCTGAGGTAGGCTCTGGAGTTGCAGGAGGACTAACTACCACCGCTAAGCGACAAGGAAGTAAGTGGATATTAAACGGACAAAAGAAATGGATTGGTAATTCTACCTTTTCTGATGTTACCATAATATGGGCCAGAGATGTGGACGATAATGAAGTAAAAGGCTTTCTGGTTAGAAAGGGAACTAAAGGATTCGCGGTTGAGAAAATGCAGGACAAGATGGCTTTGCGTATTGTACAAAACGGGCTCATAACGCTTACCAATTGCGAAGTTGACGAAGAAGACCGACTGCAAAATGCCAATTCATTTAAGGATACGGCAAAGGTGTTAAAAATGACAAGAGCAGGGGTAGCATGGCAGGCAGTAGGTTGCGCCAGGGGTGCATACGAAAGTGCTCTTCAATATACCAGAACCAGAAAACAATTTGGTAAACCTATCGCCTCTTACCAGCTCATCCAAAACCACCTTGTAGAAATGCTCTCTAACCTAACGGCAATGCAAACACTTTGCTTCAGGTTATCTCAGTTGCAGGATCAGAACCTGCTTACCGATGAACACGCTTCGTTAGCTAAAGTTTTTTGCTCAATGCGCACACGAGATGTAGTAAGCCGGGCCCGCGAAGTTATGGGTGGAAACGGCATTTTATTAGAGTACGATGTAGCCCGTTTTGTGGCCGATGCGGAAGCCATCTACTCCTACGAAGGAACTAAAGAAATCAATACCCTTATTGTGGGGCGTGCTATAACTGGCTTTTCAGCTTTCGTGTGA
- the lat gene encoding L-lysine 6-transaminase — MYQLTVAPEQVNETLSKHILADGFDLTYDMEKSQGAYIYDSKYKRSLLDFFTCFASVPLGYNHPKMIKDEGFKKNLLDAALANPSNSDVYTQQYAQFVDTFSKIGIPAYLPHAFFIAGGGLAVENALKVAMDWKVQKNFAKGYKEERGFKVLHFEKAFHGRTGYTLSLTNTLPDKTKWFAKFDWPRVSVPVVKFPLDGDNLRVAVETEETSITQIKQAFADNKDDICAIIVEPIQSEGGDNHLREEFLIQLKTLADENDAFLIYDEVQTGVGLTGKFWCHQHYSEKARPDIIAFGKKMQVCGILVGNKVDQVESNVFKVPSRINSTWGGNLVDMVRSSQILQIVAEDNLCENAAIVGQYLKEGLQTLAGKYDKMANVRGKGLLCAFDFPNKSMRDEFIKKGMLHNVMFLGCGNQTIRFRPALCMEKKHIDEGLAIMETILPAL, encoded by the coding sequence ATGTATCAACTAACTGTAGCTCCAGAGCAGGTAAATGAAACTTTAAGCAAACATATTTTAGCAGATGGCTTTGACCTTACATATGATATGGAAAAAAGTCAGGGAGCATATATTTATGATTCGAAATACAAGCGTTCGCTACTTGATTTTTTCACTTGCTTTGCATCTGTTCCTTTGGGTTACAATCATCCTAAAATGATAAAAGATGAAGGGTTTAAAAAAAACCTTCTGGATGCTGCACTGGCCAACCCTTCTAATTCGGATGTTTACACACAACAATATGCTCAGTTCGTTGATACGTTCTCTAAAATTGGAATCCCGGCTTATTTACCTCATGCATTTTTTATTGCGGGCGGCGGATTAGCAGTTGAGAACGCGCTTAAGGTAGCTATGGATTGGAAGGTTCAAAAGAATTTTGCCAAAGGGTATAAAGAAGAAAGAGGGTTTAAAGTACTTCATTTCGAGAAAGCTTTTCATGGCAGAACTGGTTATACTTTAAGTTTAACCAATACACTTCCTGATAAAACCAAATGGTTTGCCAAGTTCGATTGGCCAAGAGTGTCTGTTCCGGTAGTAAAATTCCCATTGGATGGAGATAATTTAAGAGTGGCTGTTGAAACAGAAGAAACATCTATTACTCAGATAAAACAGGCTTTTGCTGACAATAAAGATGACATATGTGCAATCATTGTAGAGCCAATTCAATCTGAAGGCGGAGATAATCATTTACGTGAGGAGTTTTTAATACAACTAAAAACATTGGCCGATGAAAATGATGCTTTTCTGATTTATGATGAGGTGCAGACTGGAGTTGGCCTTACAGGTAAATTCTGGTGCCATCAGCATTATAGTGAAAAGGCCCGTCCGGATATTATCGCTTTTGGTAAAAAGATGCAGGTTTGTGGTATTTTGGTCGGAAACAAGGTAGATCAGGTAGAGAGCAATGTATTTAAAGTGCCTTCGAGAATTAATTCGACATGGGGAGGCAATTTAGTTGACATGGTTCGCTCATCGCAAATCCTTCAAATTGTTGCCGAAGACAACCTATGTGAAAATGCTGCAATAGTTGGTCAATATTTAAAAGAAGGCTTGCAAACACTAGCTGGAAAGTACGATAAAATGGCCAACGTTAGAGGCAAAGGTTTGTTATGTGCTTTCGACTTTCCAAATAAGAGCATGCGCGATGAGTTTATAAAAAAAGGAATGCTGCATAATGTAATGTTTTTGGGTTGCGGAAATCAGACCATCAGGTTCAGGCCTGCTTTGTGCATGGAGAAGAAACATATTGATGAAGGTTTAGCAATTATGGAAACTATTTTACCGGCTTTATAA
- a CDS encoding 1-aminocyclopropane-1-carboxylate deaminase/D-cysteine desulfhydrase: MFTDIYSPIHQLKHSARNHVLVKRDDLIDPYISGNKWRKLKYILNDVQKKQKNHIITFGGAFSNHLVATASACARAGLKSTAFVRGEVVSNEMLLLCKLFGMNLIFTDRDSYRNKKLLFNTHFGTASDAYFVDEGGASAEAVRGCTEIIAELPHDIDHLFCAAGTGTTAAGLLKGIHQRKLKTQLHVVPVLKGGDFIADEIYKHTGNIEQLIIHTDYHFGGYAKTPPTLIEYIKKFIADEGMLIDPVYTSKMFFALDDLISNNSFKKEDKIVALHTGGLLGIWGMKDKFIY, encoded by the coding sequence ATGTTTACAGATATTTACAGCCCTATACATCAGTTAAAACATTCGGCAAGAAACCATGTATTGGTAAAAAGGGATGATTTAATTGACCCTTACATCTCGGGGAATAAATGGCGTAAGCTTAAGTACATTTTAAATGATGTACAAAAAAAACAGAAAAATCATATTATTACTTTTGGCGGGGCTTTTTCTAATCACCTCGTTGCAACGGCATCGGCATGTGCCAGGGCTGGCTTAAAAAGTACAGCTTTTGTACGTGGCGAAGTAGTAAGCAATGAAATGCTATTACTTTGCAAACTGTTTGGTATGAATTTGATTTTTACCGATAGAGACAGTTACAGAAACAAAAAACTATTATTTAATACTCATTTTGGAACCGCATCTGACGCATATTTTGTTGATGAGGGTGGCGCCAGTGCCGAAGCGGTTAGAGGCTGTACCGAGATTATTGCCGAACTGCCACATGATATTGACCACTTGTTTTGTGCTGCCGGAACCGGAACAACCGCAGCGGGGTTATTAAAAGGAATTCATCAGCGCAAGCTAAAAACTCAACTTCATGTTGTGCCGGTATTAAAGGGTGGCGATTTTATTGCAGATGAGATTTATAAGCATACCGGGAACATTGAGCAACTGATTATACATACTGATTATCATTTTGGTGGATACGCTAAAACCCCTCCCACTTTGATTGAGTATATCAAAAAGTTTATTGCGGATGAAGGAATGCTTATTGACCCGGTATATACTTCAAAAATGTTCTTCGCTCTTGATGACCTGATCAGCAATAATTCTTTTAAAAAAGAAGACAAAATAGTTGCCTTACATACAGGCGGTTTACTGGGAATATGGGGTATGAAAGACAAGTTTATTTACTAA